The Hyalangium ruber genome includes a window with the following:
- a CDS encoding DUF819 domain-containing protein, whose amino-acid sequence MKSALIQDPMVVLAVLLGVLGLLFLAERHPLLQRFFRTVPLLVFIYFVPTVLSNLGVIPLQSELYRFVRVYLLPASLVLLVLSVDLPAIARLGRNAVVLFLAGAVGIILGGPLAYLALGWLVPAELGDQAWKGLAALSGSWIGGSANFVAIGQSVGALDSTLSMLVVVDVGVSNIWTAVLLSFAGREKQMDERLGADRSSLDAVRQEVERLQAENARPVGLADLLWMLAIAFGVTVACTELAAKLPDLGSVVTGFTWVVLLVTTVGVVLSFTPARKLEGAGASRLGSVFLYLLVATIGAQAEFRRLLDAPALVAVGGLWMAFHAAVTMGVRRLLKAPIFFAAVGSQANVGGTASASVVAATFHPALAPVGVLLAVFGYVLGTYGGLLCAAMLEQVHRLIH is encoded by the coding sequence GTGAAGTCGGCCCTCATTCAGGATCCGATGGTGGTGCTCGCCGTGCTGCTGGGCGTGCTCGGCCTGCTGTTCCTCGCCGAGCGACACCCGCTGCTCCAGCGCTTCTTCCGCACGGTGCCGCTGCTCGTCTTCATCTACTTCGTCCCCACGGTGCTCTCCAACCTGGGAGTCATTCCCCTCCAGTCGGAGCTGTACCGCTTCGTGCGGGTGTACCTGCTGCCGGCGAGCCTCGTGCTGCTGGTGCTCTCGGTGGACCTGCCAGCCATTGCCCGGCTGGGGCGCAACGCGGTGGTGCTCTTCTTGGCGGGAGCGGTGGGCATCATCCTGGGCGGGCCGCTGGCGTACCTCGCGCTCGGGTGGCTGGTGCCGGCGGAGCTGGGAGACCAGGCCTGGAAGGGACTGGCGGCGCTGAGCGGCTCGTGGATTGGCGGCAGCGCCAACTTCGTGGCGATCGGCCAGAGCGTGGGGGCGCTCGACAGCACGTTGAGCATGCTGGTGGTGGTGGACGTGGGCGTCTCGAACATCTGGACGGCGGTGCTGTTGTCCTTCGCGGGCCGTGAGAAGCAGATGGATGAGCGCCTGGGCGCGGACCGGAGCTCCCTGGATGCGGTGCGGCAGGAGGTGGAGCGCCTTCAGGCGGAGAACGCGCGGCCAGTGGGGCTGGCGGACCTGCTGTGGATGCTGGCCATCGCCTTCGGAGTAACGGTGGCGTGTACGGAGCTCGCCGCGAAGCTGCCGGACCTGGGCAGCGTGGTGACGGGCTTCACGTGGGTGGTGCTGTTGGTGACGACGGTGGGCGTGGTGTTGTCGTTCACCCCGGCGCGGAAGCTGGAGGGCGCGGGCGCCAGCCGTTTGGGCTCGGTGTTCCTCTACCTGCTGGTGGCGACGATTGGCGCGCAGGCCGAGTTCCGCCGCCTGCTGGATGCTCCCGCGCTGGTGGCGGTAGGCGGGCTGTGGATGGCCTTCCATGCGGCGGTGACAATGGGCGTGCGGCGGCTGCTCAAGGCGCCCATCTTCTTCGCGGCGGTGGGCTCGCAGGCGAACGTGGGAGGCACCGCGTCGGCCTCGGTGGTTGCGGCCACCTTCCACCCGGCCTTGGCGCCGGTGGGAGTGCTGTTGGCCGTGTTCGGCTACGTGCTGGGCACCTATGGAGGGTTGCTCTGCGCGGCCATGCTCGAGCAGGTACACCGGCTCATTCACTGA
- a CDS encoding acyl-CoA thioesterase, which translates to MSDTLKDFPITLRFPVHWSEMDAYGHVNNARYFVWFESARITYFTRIGLVNMGHSGVGPILAATNADYLQPVVFPANLIAGARVSRMGRTSITMEYAIADADKGTLYTRGGGVIVTIRYPSYEKISIPLEIRAAVETLEGRSFDPAS; encoded by the coding sequence ATGTCGGACACCCTCAAGGACTTCCCCATCACCCTGCGCTTCCCCGTCCATTGGAGCGAGATGGACGCCTACGGGCACGTCAACAACGCGCGCTACTTCGTCTGGTTCGAGTCCGCCCGCATCACCTACTTCACCCGCATCGGCCTGGTGAACATGGGGCACTCAGGCGTTGGCCCCATCCTCGCCGCCACGAACGCCGACTACCTGCAGCCCGTCGTCTTCCCGGCCAACCTCATCGCGGGTGCGCGCGTGTCGCGCATGGGCCGCACCAGTATCACCATGGAGTACGCCATCGCCGACGCCGACAAGGGCACCCTCTACACTCGGGGCGGTGGTGTCATCGTCACCATCCGCTACCCCTCGTACGAGAAGATCTCCATCCCGCTGGAGATCCGCGCCGCCGTCGAGACGCTCGAGGGTCGCTCGTTCGACCCGGCCTCCTGA
- a CDS encoding DMT family transporter, with amino-acid sequence MMERTQRMEGLLLGTLAVAAFSLSLPATRAAVPELGGTVVGLGRAVVAAALAGALLLVRRERLPERRHWARLGLVALGVVVGFPLLSALALRDMSAAHGAVLVGLLPGATAVAAVLRAKERPSLGFWMASAAGLVCVLIFAVAQGAGGLTAGDGLVLLAVVAGALGYAEGGALARELGGWRVICWALVLAAPVLVPVVALSVGASVSQVSTRAWLGFGYVSLVSMFLGFFAWYRAMALGGVARVGQLQLLQPLLTLLWSALLLGEEVGRDTFGASLLVLLCVLAGVRSRVRQLPAPVVR; translated from the coding sequence ATGATGGAGCGGACACAGCGAATGGAGGGGCTGCTGCTGGGCACGCTGGCCGTGGCGGCGTTCAGCCTCTCGCTGCCGGCGACCCGCGCGGCGGTGCCCGAGCTCGGAGGGACGGTGGTGGGGCTGGGGCGAGCGGTGGTCGCGGCCGCGCTGGCGGGGGCGTTGCTCTTGGTGCGGCGCGAGCGGCTGCCCGAGCGTCGGCATTGGGCGCGGCTGGGACTGGTGGCGCTCGGCGTGGTGGTGGGCTTTCCCCTGCTGTCGGCGCTGGCGCTGCGAGACATGTCGGCGGCGCATGGGGCGGTGCTGGTGGGGCTGCTGCCGGGCGCAACGGCGGTGGCGGCCGTGCTCCGCGCGAAGGAGCGGCCGTCCCTGGGGTTCTGGATGGCTTCGGCCGCGGGGCTGGTGTGCGTGCTGATCTTCGCGGTGGCGCAGGGCGCGGGCGGGCTCACGGCGGGAGATGGGCTGGTGCTGCTCGCGGTGGTGGCGGGAGCGCTGGGCTATGCGGAGGGAGGTGCGCTGGCGCGGGAGCTGGGCGGCTGGCGCGTCATCTGCTGGGCTCTGGTGCTGGCCGCTCCGGTGCTCGTTCCGGTGGTGGCGCTCTCCGTGGGCGCTTCCGTGTCCCAGGTCAGCACTCGCGCGTGGCTCGGCTTCGGGTACGTCTCGCTGGTGAGCATGTTCCTGGGGTTCTTCGCCTGGTATCGGGCGATGGCGCTCGGGGGCGTGGCGCGGGTGGGGCAGCTTCAGTTGCTCCAACCGTTGCTCACGCTGCTGTGGTCCGCGCTGCTCCTGGGAGAGGAGGTGGGGCGGGACACATTCGGTGCTTCGCTGCTCGTGCTGCTCTGTGTGCTCGCGGGGGTGCGCAGCCGGGTGCGACAGTTGCCGGCCCCTGTGGTGCGCTGA
- a CDS encoding dipeptide epimerase, which yields MSAAFTSRVIELPLRHAWTISRGTSTSKRNVFVELRSGEHVGLGEAAPNVRYGESAETVLEALRTLAPALERDVRYFRDASEAVQEAMPGNGAAKAALDIALHDLAGKTLGVPLYRMLGVDPTRMPITSFSIGIDDPQTLERKVREAEPYPVLKVKLGAERVREVFSTVRAATPKVIRVDANEAWKPDEALKYIEWMATQGVELVEQPLPAADVEGAKWLRARSPLPLVADEALIRAADVPKLAEGYHGVNVKLQKAGGIRETLRIIDVARACGLKVMIGCMVETSVGIAAAAHLGPLADWLDLDGNLLLSEDPFRGHPVVEGRIQLGAGAGLGVEPRASA from the coding sequence ATGTCCGCTGCCTTTACGTCCCGCGTCATCGAGCTGCCCCTGCGTCACGCCTGGACCATCTCGCGAGGCACCAGCACCTCGAAGCGCAACGTGTTCGTGGAGCTGCGCTCGGGAGAGCACGTGGGCCTGGGCGAGGCCGCACCCAACGTGCGCTACGGCGAGTCGGCGGAGACGGTGCTGGAGGCCCTGCGCACCCTGGCCCCCGCGCTGGAGCGGGACGTGCGCTACTTCCGGGACGCCTCGGAGGCCGTGCAGGAGGCGATGCCCGGTAACGGCGCGGCGAAGGCGGCGCTCGACATCGCCCTGCATGACCTGGCGGGCAAGACGCTGGGCGTGCCGCTGTATCGGATGCTCGGCGTGGACCCCACGCGCATGCCCATCACCTCCTTCTCCATCGGCATCGATGACCCGCAGACGCTGGAGCGCAAGGTGCGCGAGGCCGAGCCGTACCCGGTCCTCAAGGTAAAGCTCGGCGCGGAGCGGGTGCGCGAGGTGTTCAGCACGGTGCGGGCCGCCACGCCCAAGGTGATTCGCGTGGACGCCAACGAGGCCTGGAAGCCGGACGAGGCGCTTAAGTACATCGAGTGGATGGCCACGCAGGGCGTGGAGTTGGTGGAGCAGCCCCTGCCAGCGGCGGACGTGGAAGGCGCGAAGTGGCTGCGCGCGCGCTCACCGCTGCCGCTGGTGGCGGACGAGGCGCTCATCCGGGCCGCGGATGTGCCGAAGCTGGCCGAGGGTTACCACGGCGTGAACGTGAAGCTGCAGAAGGCCGGAGGCATCCGCGAGACGCTGCGCATCATCGATGTGGCGCGCGCGTGTGGGCTGAAGGTGATGATCGGGTGCATGGTGGAGACCTCGGTGGGCATCGCGGCGGCGGCGCACCTGGGGCCCCTGGCGGACTGGCTGGACTTGGACGGCAACCTGCTCCTCTCCGAGGACCCGTTCCGGGGGCACCCGGTGGTGGAGGGGCGCATCCAACTGGGCGCGGGTGCGGGGCTGGGCGTGGAGCCGCGAGCGAGCGCGTGA
- a CDS encoding amidohydrolase — translation MTTRLVSSEPVTFAVLNARVWTGDSRQPWAEALAVSGERLVAVGSSAEVFRQVGADTRVIDAQGRLLVPGFNDAHLHFLDAGFRLASVQLRDAKMPEEFIRRIQAFAATVPPGTWITGGDWDHENWGGELPRRDWIDAVTPEHPVWVSRLDGHMGLANSAALRAAAVTATTREVEGGTIVRGPGGEPAGVLKDKAMALVGRVVPEPAPELSARALDAAMRHVAANGVTSVQHMGMGTWEDLAVFERAHAAGALRTRIYVAMPLDTWERLRDTVAQGGRGDAWLRIGALKGFVDGSLGSHTAAFLEPFTDAPNDTGLLVNTPEDLYRWTSGADKAGLHVLVHAIGDRAIRLQLDIFQRVAAENGPRDRRFRIEHAQHIAPEDVPRFAAQGVIASMQPYHAIDDGRWAERVIGPERAKTTYAFRSLRDTGARLAFGSDWFVAPPTPLEGIYAAVTRRTLDGEHPGGWVPEQRIGVEDALRAYTSGSAYASFEEQDKGTLEEGKLADFTLLERDITRIPPEEIRDVKVMLTVVGGQVVFER, via the coding sequence ATGACAACGCGCCTTGTCTCCTCGGAGCCGGTGACGTTCGCGGTGCTCAATGCGCGGGTGTGGACGGGAGACTCCCGGCAGCCGTGGGCCGAGGCTCTCGCCGTGAGTGGGGAGCGGCTGGTGGCGGTAGGCTCCAGCGCCGAGGTGTTCCGGCAGGTGGGCGCTGACACCCGCGTCATCGATGCACAGGGACGGTTGCTGGTGCCGGGCTTCAATGATGCCCACCTGCACTTCCTCGATGCGGGCTTCCGGCTCGCCTCGGTGCAGCTCCGGGATGCGAAGATGCCGGAGGAGTTCATCCGCCGCATCCAGGCGTTCGCCGCCACGGTGCCTCCGGGCACCTGGATTACGGGAGGAGACTGGGACCACGAGAACTGGGGCGGCGAGCTGCCCCGCCGCGATTGGATCGACGCCGTGACGCCCGAGCATCCGGTCTGGGTGAGCCGGCTGGACGGGCACATGGGCCTGGCCAACAGCGCGGCCCTTCGTGCGGCGGCAGTGACGGCCACGACGCGGGAGGTAGAGGGAGGCACCATCGTCCGAGGCCCGGGAGGCGAGCCTGCGGGCGTGCTCAAGGACAAGGCCATGGCGCTGGTGGGCCGTGTGGTACCTGAACCCGCGCCGGAGCTGAGCGCTCGGGCCCTGGACGCGGCCATGCGCCACGTGGCCGCCAACGGCGTCACCTCGGTGCAGCACATGGGGATGGGGACGTGGGAGGACCTGGCGGTCTTCGAGCGCGCGCACGCCGCGGGAGCGCTGCGCACGCGCATCTATGTCGCCATGCCGCTGGATACCTGGGAGCGCCTGCGGGACACCGTGGCCCAGGGCGGGCGGGGAGATGCGTGGCTGCGCATCGGCGCGCTCAAGGGTTTCGTGGATGGCTCGCTCGGCTCGCACACGGCAGCCTTCCTGGAGCCCTTCACCGACGCGCCGAACGACACGGGGCTGCTGGTGAACACACCAGAGGACCTCTATCGGTGGACTTCCGGCGCGGACAAGGCAGGGCTGCACGTGCTGGTGCATGCCATTGGAGACCGTGCGATTCGCCTCCAGCTCGACATCTTCCAGCGTGTGGCGGCGGAGAACGGCCCGAGGGATCGCCGCTTCCGCATCGAGCACGCGCAGCACATCGCGCCCGAGGACGTGCCGCGCTTTGCCGCGCAGGGTGTCATCGCCAGCATGCAGCCCTACCACGCCATTGATGACGGACGCTGGGCGGAGAGGGTCATCGGTCCCGAGCGGGCGAAGACGACGTATGCGTTCCGCTCGCTGCGGGACACGGGCGCGCGGCTGGCTTTTGGCAGTGACTGGTTCGTGGCACCGCCCACGCCGCTGGAAGGCATCTACGCCGCCGTCACCCGCCGCACGCTGGATGGCGAGCACCCGGGCGGATGGGTGCCCGAGCAGCGAATCGGCGTCGAGGACGCGCTTCGGGCCTACACCTCAGGCAGTGCCTATGCCTCCTTCGAGGAGCAGGACAAGGGCACCCTGGAAGAGGGGAAGCTGGCGGACTTCACGCTGCTGGAGCGCGACATCACCCGGATTCCTCCCGAGGAGATCCGCGATGTGAAGGTGATGCTCACGGTGGTGGGGGGGCAGGTCGTCTTCGAGCGCTGA
- a CDS encoding cupin domain-containing protein, with protein sequence MTRHRLVLPVLGAAVFGIAALSWAREPVAAVRYRVSTREAPRHLIAEGKGSATLLLNASTGASAASVTLLELGPGAAVPEHTHEASAEILYIEDGAAEMAVDGQKLKVERGDAVYIPAGAKHSARVVSEGPMRAVQVYAGPGPEQRFTQGPRVDTKDKKDGK encoded by the coding sequence ATGACACGTCACCGATTGGTTCTGCCTGTGTTGGGTGCCGCGGTGTTTGGCATCGCCGCGCTGAGCTGGGCGCGTGAACCCGTGGCGGCGGTCCGCTACCGGGTCTCCACGCGCGAGGCGCCTCGTCACCTCATCGCCGAGGGCAAGGGCTCGGCCACGCTGCTGCTCAACGCCTCCACGGGGGCCAGCGCGGCGTCCGTGACACTGCTGGAGCTGGGCCCCGGCGCCGCCGTGCCCGAGCACACGCACGAGGCGAGCGCGGAGATCCTCTATATCGAGGACGGCGCGGCGGAGATGGCGGTGGACGGGCAGAAGCTGAAGGTGGAGCGGGGAGACGCGGTGTACATCCCGGCGGGGGCCAAGCACTCGGCGCGGGTGGTGTCCGAGGGGCCCATGCGCGCGGTGCAGGTGTACGCCGGCCCGGGCCCCGAGCAGCGCTTCACCCAGGGCCCGCGCGTGGACACGAAGGACAAGAAGGACGGGAAGTGA
- a CDS encoding PLP-dependent aminotransferase family protein: MKAGARLGNGTERHMMSAAQKSKLYEQVAERICDAITAGTLRAGDRLPSVRQLSTQERVSISTVLQAYVHLESLGLVETRPQSGHYVRRRERPRPAEPQVSRPATTANPVSVSALVARVYRAASDRRVVQLGASVPAPELLPTQRLGRELALLSREASDLAVEYDMPPGCLELRRQIARRSLEWGCALGPDDFITTCGASEAVYLSLRAVAKTGDTIAIESPAYYGTLQAIESLGLRALEIPSHPRHGMELEALEAALDKRRVAAVLSVPSFSNPLGSCMPEEHRRRLVALLTERDIPLIEDDIYGDLYFGPERPRTCKAFDKEGLVLLCGSFSKTLAPGYRVGWVAPGRYRERVELLKFAQTVATPTLPQLAIARFLQSGGYDRHLRTLRRHLSAQLERTTEAIAEHFPEGTCVTRPTGSSLLWVELPTTVDALKLHERALEAGISIAPGPIFSAQPQRYSHFIRMSCSQPWSPRIEAAVATLGSLARNLLT; the protein is encoded by the coding sequence ATGAAGGCTGGAGCGCGGCTCGGGAACGGAACGGAGCGGCACATGATGAGCGCGGCGCAGAAGTCGAAGCTGTACGAGCAGGTGGCCGAGCGCATCTGCGACGCCATCACCGCGGGGACGCTCCGAGCCGGAGATCGCCTGCCCTCCGTGCGGCAGCTCAGCACGCAGGAGCGGGTGAGCATCTCCACCGTGCTCCAGGCGTACGTGCATCTGGAGTCACTGGGCCTCGTCGAGACGCGGCCGCAGTCCGGCCACTACGTGCGCCGCCGTGAGCGCCCTCGGCCCGCCGAGCCGCAGGTCTCCCGTCCCGCCACCACCGCCAACCCCGTGAGCGTCTCCGCCCTGGTGGCGCGCGTGTACCGGGCCGCGAGTGACCGGCGCGTGGTGCAGCTGGGAGCCTCCGTCCCGGCGCCCGAGCTGCTGCCTACCCAACGCCTCGGTCGCGAACTGGCGCTGTTGTCGCGCGAGGCGAGCGATCTCGCGGTGGAGTACGACATGCCGCCCGGCTGCCTGGAGCTGCGGCGGCAGATCGCCCGCCGTTCACTGGAGTGGGGATGCGCGCTCGGCCCGGATGACTTCATCACCACGTGCGGCGCCTCCGAGGCCGTCTACCTGAGCCTGCGCGCCGTGGCGAAGACCGGGGACACCATCGCCATCGAGTCTCCCGCCTACTACGGCACCCTCCAGGCCATCGAGTCGCTCGGGCTGCGCGCACTGGAGATTCCCAGCCACCCCCGGCACGGCATGGAGCTGGAGGCGCTGGAGGCCGCGCTCGACAAGCGGCGCGTGGCCGCGGTGCTGTCCGTGCCCAGCTTCAGCAACCCGCTGGGAAGCTGCATGCCCGAGGAGCACCGCCGTCGCCTGGTGGCCCTGCTGACCGAGCGTGACATTCCGCTCATCGAGGACGACATCTACGGAGACCTGTACTTCGGCCCGGAGCGCCCGCGCACGTGCAAGGCGTTCGACAAAGAGGGGCTGGTGCTGCTGTGCGGTTCCTTCTCGAAGACGCTGGCGCCAGGCTACCGCGTGGGCTGGGTGGCGCCCGGCCGCTACCGCGAGCGGGTGGAGTTGCTCAAGTTCGCGCAGACAGTGGCCACGCCCACGCTGCCCCAGCTCGCCATCGCCCGCTTCCTCCAGAGCGGAGGCTATGACCGGCACCTGCGGACCCTGCGGCGCCACCTGTCCGCGCAGCTGGAGCGCACCACCGAGGCCATCGCCGAGCACTTCCCCGAGGGCACGTGCGTGACGCGGCCGACGGGCAGCTCCCTGCTGTGGGTGGAGCTGCCCACCACGGTGGATGCCCTGAAGCTCCACGAGCGAGCGCTGGAGGCGGGCATCAGCATCGCCCCAGGGCCCATCTTCTCGGCGCAGCCGCAGCGCTACTCGCACTTCATCCGCATGAGCTGCAGCCAGCCCTGGTCGCCGCGCATCGAGGCCGCGGTGGCCACGCTGGGAAGCCTGGCCCGCAACCTCCTCACTTGA
- a CDS encoding metallophosphoesterase — protein sequence MVRWLHPAQFMRTSLDAIVAAVFGARADQRLVEAMVRPQEPYFDYSQIEDEQGHFWLDYVADTGDGWDPTYCIARLLALPTLQVGTQGGAPEVLPRGRVLVSGGDCVYPGASREVYEERLIQPYESAMRRSHPPSPDLFVIPGNHDWYDGLASFLRLFCAQRWVAGRRTRQTRSYFALKLPRDWWLIGTDVQLNSDIDVPQVEYFRQVSALMGPEDRVILCNAEPSWIHAVATKKRRGYLENNLEYLQEKVLGKRISVFIAGDLHHYRRHANPEGRQKITAGGGGAFLHPTHAPAAKTLLDDYTVQTSFPDEKTSRKLARKNLMLIRYSPLLGLITGGLYLLLALAAYAEVGHLGLSRFPEVLSAVGHSMVSRPWTLVVGMGTIASLGAFADVAFGRLRWWMGSLHGLAHIVTAFFCAWAATYFTVSVLGLCPELMPDGMRCVGGWPHLAGKFLLSSVLTFLGGFLVGPFVLGTYLWVSVNGFRAHSNEAFGSLAVPDWKNFLRLRIGPDGALTIYPVGVERVPRKWKPTHAGPYAPAYESDDPKATAPVLIEPPIRIK from the coding sequence ATGGTGCGCTGGCTCCACCCCGCGCAGTTCATGCGCACCAGCCTGGATGCGATTGTCGCGGCCGTGTTCGGCGCTCGGGCCGACCAGCGGCTCGTCGAGGCGATGGTGCGTCCGCAGGAGCCCTACTTCGACTACTCGCAGATCGAGGACGAGCAGGGCCACTTCTGGCTGGACTACGTGGCGGACACGGGCGACGGGTGGGATCCGACCTACTGCATCGCCCGGCTGCTGGCACTACCGACGCTCCAGGTGGGAACCCAGGGCGGGGCGCCAGAGGTCCTCCCCCGTGGACGCGTGCTCGTCTCCGGAGGCGACTGTGTGTACCCGGGCGCGAGCCGCGAGGTGTACGAGGAGCGGCTGATCCAGCCCTATGAGTCGGCGATGCGGCGCTCGCACCCACCGAGCCCGGACCTGTTCGTCATCCCAGGCAACCATGACTGGTACGACGGGCTGGCCTCCTTCCTGCGCCTGTTCTGCGCGCAGCGCTGGGTGGCGGGCCGGCGCACGCGACAGACGCGCAGCTACTTCGCCCTCAAGCTGCCGCGCGACTGGTGGCTCATCGGCACGGACGTGCAGCTCAACAGCGACATCGACGTGCCGCAGGTGGAGTACTTCCGGCAGGTGTCCGCGCTGATGGGGCCCGAGGACCGCGTCATCCTCTGCAACGCGGAGCCCTCGTGGATCCACGCGGTGGCCACCAAGAAGCGCCGGGGCTACCTGGAGAACAACCTCGAGTACCTGCAGGAGAAGGTGCTGGGCAAGCGCATCAGCGTCTTCATCGCGGGAGACCTCCACCACTACCGGCGACACGCGAACCCCGAGGGGCGTCAGAAGATCACCGCCGGTGGCGGGGGCGCCTTCCTGCACCCCACCCACGCGCCCGCGGCGAAGACGCTGCTCGATGACTACACCGTGCAGACGAGCTTCCCGGACGAGAAGACCTCCCGGAAGCTGGCGCGCAAGAACCTGATGCTCATCCGATACAGTCCGCTGCTCGGGTTGATCACCGGCGGGCTGTACCTGCTGCTGGCGCTGGCGGCGTACGCGGAGGTGGGGCACCTGGGCCTCTCGCGCTTCCCCGAGGTGCTGTCGGCGGTGGGCCACTCCATGGTGAGTCGACCGTGGACGCTGGTGGTGGGAATGGGCACCATCGCCAGCCTCGGCGCCTTCGCGGACGTGGCATTCGGGCGGCTGCGCTGGTGGATGGGCTCGCTTCACGGGTTGGCCCACATCGTCACGGCGTTCTTCTGCGCGTGGGCGGCCACCTACTTCACCGTCAGCGTGCTGGGCCTCTGTCCGGAGCTGATGCCCGATGGCATGCGCTGCGTGGGAGGCTGGCCGCACCTGGCGGGCAAGTTCCTGCTGTCCTCGGTGCTCACCTTCCTGGGTGGATTCCTCGTGGGGCCCTTCGTGCTGGGCACCTATCTCTGGGTGAGCGTCAACGGCTTCCGCGCCCACTCGAACGAGGCGTTCGGCTCCCTGGCGGTGCCGGACTGGAAGAACTTCCTGCGGCTGCGCATCGGGCCGGACGGAGCGCTCACCATCTACCCCGTGGGCGTGGAGCGCGTGCCGCGCAAGTGGAAGCCGACTCACGCCGGGCCCTACGCCCCCGCGTACGAGTCGGATGATCCGAAGGCCACGGCGCCCGTGCTCATCGAGCCGCCGATCCGCATCAAGTGA
- a CDS encoding DUF2917 domain-containing protein yields MASRLPWARREDSCTCVVLPGGTLWSHRPRAGGLTLTCNEGWIWLTQEGDTEDHVLAAGSSLRLDKPGLVVVQALRSARFCVCQKPRGQVGTPPAMNWAAR; encoded by the coding sequence ATGGCGTCGAGACTGCCGTGGGCGCGACGCGAGGACTCCTGCACCTGCGTGGTGCTGCCAGGAGGCACGCTGTGGAGTCACCGGCCGCGCGCGGGCGGGCTCACCCTCACCTGCAATGAGGGGTGGATCTGGCTCACGCAGGAAGGAGACACGGAGGACCACGTGCTCGCGGCGGGCAGCTCCCTGCGGCTGGACAAGCCGGGGCTCGTGGTGGTGCAGGCGCTGAGGTCGGCGCGCTTCTGCGTGTGCCAGAAGCCTCGGGGGCAGGTGGGAACGCCGCCCGCCATGAACTGGGCCGCGCGATGA